A section of the Pseudomonas fluorescens genome encodes:
- the gabD gene encoding NADP-dependent succinate-semialdehyde dehydrogenase, translating into MQLKDTQLFRQQAFIDGAWVDADNGQTIKVNNPATGEILGTVPKMGAAETRRAIEAADKALPAWRALTAKDRANKLRRWFELIIENQDDLARLMTLEQGKPLAEAKGEIVYAASFIEWFAEEAKRVYGDVIPGHQPDKRLIVIKQPIGVTAAITPWNFPAAMITRKAGPALAAGCTMVLKPASQTPFSAFALAELAQRAGIPNGVFSVVSGSAGDIGSELTSNPTVRKLSFTGSTEIGRQLMAECAKDIKKVSLELGGNAPFIVFDDADLDKAVEGAIISKYRNNGQTCVCANRLYIQDSVYDVFAEKLKAAVARLKIGNGLEEGTTTGPLIDEKAVAKVQEHIADALGKGATLLAGGKVMDGNFFEPTILTNVPKNAAVAKEETFGPLAPLFRFKDEAEVIAMSNDTEFGLASYFYARDLGRVFRVAEALEYGMVGVNTGLISNEVAPFGGIKASGLGREGSKYGIEDYLEIKYLCLGV; encoded by the coding sequence ATGCAGCTTAAAGACACCCAGTTGTTCCGCCAGCAAGCCTTTATTGATGGCGCTTGGGTCGATGCGGACAACGGCCAAACGATCAAGGTCAACAATCCCGCGACTGGCGAGATCCTGGGCACCGTGCCGAAGATGGGCGCCGCCGAAACCCGTCGTGCCATCGAAGCCGCCGACAAGGCCTTGCCGGCCTGGCGCGCACTGACCGCCAAGGACCGTGCGAACAAACTGCGTCGCTGGTTCGAGCTGATCATCGAGAACCAGGATGACCTGGCACGCCTGATGACCCTGGAGCAGGGCAAGCCACTGGCCGAAGCCAAGGGCGAAATCGTCTACGCCGCTTCGTTCATCGAGTGGTTCGCCGAAGAGGCCAAGCGTGTCTACGGTGACGTGATCCCTGGCCACCAGCCGGACAAGCGCCTGATCGTGATCAAGCAGCCGATCGGCGTCACCGCCGCCATCACGCCGTGGAACTTCCCGGCCGCGATGATCACCCGTAAAGCCGGCCCGGCCCTGGCCGCCGGTTGCACCATGGTCCTCAAGCCGGCGTCGCAAACCCCGTTCTCGGCGTTTGCCCTGGCTGAACTGGCCCAGCGTGCCGGTATCCCGAACGGGGTGTTCAGCGTGGTTTCCGGCAGTGCCGGCGATATCGGTAGCGAGCTGACCAGCAACCCGACCGTGCGTAAATTGTCCTTCACCGGCTCGACCGAAATCGGTCGCCAGTTGATGGCCGAATGCGCCAAGGACATCAAGAAAGTTTCCCTGGAGCTGGGCGGCAACGCGCCATTCATCGTGTTCGACGACGCCGACCTGGATAAGGCCGTCGAAGGCGCGATCATCTCCAAGTACCGCAACAACGGCCAGACCTGCGTCTGCGCCAACCGCCTGTACATCCAGGATTCGGTGTACGACGTGTTCGCTGAAAAACTGAAGGCGGCCGTGGCCAGGCTGAAGATCGGCAACGGTCTGGAAGAAGGCACCACCACAGGTCCCCTGATCGATGAAAAGGCCGTAGCCAAGGTCCAGGAACACATTGCCGACGCCCTGGGCAAAGGCGCGACCCTGCTCGCCGGCGGCAAGGTCATGGACGGTAACTTCTTTGAACCGACCATCCTCACCAACGTGCCGAAAAACGCCGCCGTGGCCAAGGAAGAAACCTTCGGCCCGCTGGCGCCATTGTTCCGTTTCAAGGACGAAGCCGAAGTGATCGCGATGTCCAACGACACCGAGTTCGGCCTGGCGTCCTACTTCTATGCTCGCGACCTGGGGCGTGTGTTCCGTGTGGCCGAGGCCCTGGAGTACGGCATGGTCGGCGTCAACACCGGGCTGATTTCCAACGAAGTGGCACCGTTCGGTGGTATCAAGGCGTCGGGCCTGGGGCGTGAAGGCTCCAAGTACGGAATCGAGGATTACCTGGAAATCAAATACCTCTGCCTGGGTGTCTAA
- the gabT gene encoding 4-aminobutyrate--2-oxoglutarate transaminase: MSNKTNASLMKRREAAVPRGVGQIHPIFAESAKNATVTDVEGREFIDFAGGIAVLNTGHLHPKIIAAVTEQLNKLTHTCFQVLAYEPYVELCEKVNAKVPGDFAKKTLLVTTGSEAVENAVKIARATTGRAGVIAFTGAYHGRTMMTLGLTGKVVPYSAGMGLMPGGIFRALYPNELHGVSVDDSIASIERIFKNDAEPRDIAAIIIEPVQGEGGFYVAPKAFMKRLRELCDKHGILLIADEVQTGAGRTGTFFAMEQMGVAADLTTFAKSIAGGFPLAGVCGKAEYMDAIAPGGLGGTYAGSPIACAAALAVMEVFEEEHLLDRCKAVGERLVTGLKAIQAKYPVIGEVRALGAMIALELFEDGDSHKPNAAAVASVVAKARDKGLILLSCGTYGNVLRVLVPLTSPDEQLDKGLAIIEECFSEL, translated from the coding sequence ATGAGCAACAAGACCAACGCTTCCTTGATGAAACGCCGTGAAGCCGCTGTACCGCGCGGTGTTGGCCAGATTCACCCGATCTTCGCCGAATCCGCGAAGAACGCCACCGTGACCGACGTTGAAGGTCGCGAGTTCATCGACTTCGCCGGCGGTATTGCCGTGCTGAACACCGGTCACCTGCACCCGAAAATCATTGCGGCCGTGACCGAGCAACTGAACAAACTGACCCACACCTGCTTCCAGGTCCTGGCCTATGAGCCTTACGTGGAGCTGTGCGAAAAAGTCAACGCCAAGGTCCCGGGTGACTTCGCCAAGAAAACCCTGTTGGTCACCACCGGTTCCGAAGCCGTTGAAAACGCCGTGAAAATTGCGCGTGCCACAACTGGCCGTGCCGGCGTGATCGCCTTCACTGGCGCGTACCACGGCCGCACCATGATGACCCTGGGCCTGACGGGCAAGGTCGTGCCGTACTCCGCTGGCATGGGCCTGATGCCAGGCGGCATCTTCCGCGCGCTGTACCCGAACGAGCTGCACGGCGTGAGCGTCGACGACTCTATCGCCAGCATCGAACGCATCTTCAAAAACGATGCTGAGCCGCGCGATATCGCGGCCATCATCATCGAGCCGGTGCAGGGCGAAGGCGGTTTCTACGTCGCGCCCAAAGCCTTCATGAAGCGCCTGCGCGAACTGTGCGACAAGCACGGCATCCTGCTGATCGCCGACGAAGTGCAAACCGGCGCGGGTCGTACCGGTACCTTCTTTGCCATGGAGCAGATGGGCGTTGCCGCCGACCTGACCACCTTCGCCAAATCCATCGCAGGCGGCTTCCCGCTGGCCGGTGTATGCGGCAAGGCCGAATACATGGACGCCATCGCCCCGGGCGGCCTGGGCGGCACCTATGCCGGTAGCCCGATCGCGTGCGCCGCGGCCCTGGCCGTGATGGAAGTGTTCGAGGAGGAGCACCTGCTGGACCGTTGCAAGGCGGTGGGCGAGCGTCTGGTCACCGGCCTGAAGGCCATCCAGGCCAAGTACCCGGTCATCGGCGAAGTACGTGCCCTGGGCGCGATGATTGCCCTCGAGCTGTTTGAAGATGGCGACAGCCACAAGCCAAATGCGGCGGCGGTTGCCTCCGTGGTGGCCAAGGCGCGTGACAAGGGCCTGATCCTGCTGTCGTGCGGTACCTACGGCAACGTGTTGCGCGTACTGGTCCCGTTGACCTCGCCGGACGAGCAGTTGGATAAAGGGTTGGCGATCATCGAAGAGTGCTTCTCCGAGTTGTAG